DNA sequence from the Alteribacter lacisalsi genome:
TTCCTTTCACAGTTTAAGTAAAAGATTTATTAAAGAATGGAACGCAAGGAGGCGCCTCCTTATGGAAAAGCGAGAGAAACAAGACCTGGGTAAAGCGGCCTTCTGCAGAGAATACAGCAAGGAAAAATGATCTGTGTGACTAAACACAGAACAAGGAGGAGATCTCGTGCTTGTATCCTATAACTGGTTAAAAGAATATTTAAATATTGATGATTACACCCCGGCGCAGATCGCTGAGAAACTCACCAGAAGCGGTGTGGAAGTGGACATTCTTCACGAGCTTAATCAGGGAATCAGCGGCGTTGTGGTAGGTCACGTACTGGAATGTGAACAGCACCCGGACGCCGATAAACTGAAGGTGTGCCAGGTTGACGTGGGAGAAGAGGAAAATGTCCAGATTGTCTGCGGCGCCAAAAACGTCGGCAAGGGGCAGTACGTGCCAGTAGCGAAAGTGGGAGCACGCTTACCCGGTGACTTTAAGATTAAAAAAGCAAAACTTCGCGGTCAGGTTTCTCAGGGGATGATTTGTTCCCTTCAGGAACTCGGCTACGAAGGAAAGCTCGTTTCAAAGAGCTATTCAGAAGGAATCTTTGTTTTTCCTAACGAAGTCAGACCTGGTGCGGACGCTCTTGAAGAACTTAATCTGAACGACACTGTTCTTGAACTGGACCTCACCCCAAACCGCTCGGACTGCCTGAGTATGATCGGCACCGCCAATGAAGTAGGGGCTATTTTAAACCGGGAACCTAAACTTCCTGTCTCCCGTGTGCATGCAGGAGCAGAAAAAGCGACTGACTATGTGAGCGTTAAAGTAGACGACAGTGAGGACACACCTTACTACGGTGCAACGATTATCCGCAATGTAAAGATAAGTGAATCGCCGCTCTGGCTTCAGACCCGTCTGATGGCTGCCGGCGTTCGTCCGATCAACAACGTGGTCGACATTACAAACTTCGTGCTTCTGGAGTACGGACAGCCGCTTCATGCGTTCGACTTCGATCGTCTCGGCTCACGTGAAATTCTCGTCCGACGTGCCCGAAATGAAGAAAAAATCGTGACACTCGATGATCAGGAGCGGATCCTTTCTGATGATCATCTGGTCATTACCAATGGCGATGTGCCGGTTGCGCTCGCAGGTGTGATGGGGGGAGCCGATTCTGAAGTGCACGGTGAAACAACAACCATTCTTCTGGAAGCTGCCGTGTTTCACGGTTCTGTCATCCGCAGGGCTGCTAAAGACACTGGCCTTCGTAGTGATGCCAGCACCCGTTTTGAAAAAGGTGTAGATGCATCCCGGGTGACTGAAGCCGCTAGACGGGCAGCATCACTTATGGCAGAGCTTGCCGGTGGTGAAATTCTGGAAGGCGTGGCAGAAGTGGATGAGCGCGATGAAAGCAGAACCCGTGTTGAACTGAATCTCGAACGCCTGAACGGCAGACTTGGAACGTCACTTACTGATGAAACAGTTTCAGACATTCTTCACCGCCTGGATTTCACGTTCACTAAAAATGCACGAGGCTTTAATGTAGAGGTCCCAAAACGCCGCCCGGATATTACAATCGAAGTGGATCTGATCGAGGAAGTTGCCCGTCTGTACGGCTATGATAATATTCCTACGACACTTCCTGATTCTGTGACAACGCCCGGCGGGCTTACGAAAAGACAGGTGCTTAAACGCCGGAGCCGTCGTTACCTGGAAAGTGCCGGGCTGAACGAAGCGATCACATACGCCCTTACAACACGGGAAAAAGAAACTTCCGTCCGCCCTGGATATATTACACACGATGTAAAGCTTGCTCTGCCAATGAGTGAGGACAGAAGCACCCTTCGCACAACACTTGTGCCGCACCTTCTGGATGCTTTAAGCCACAACCGGAACCGCAACAGCCACGATGTGGCGCTATATGAATTATCATCCGTGTTTCACACCAGTGTGGCAGACCTGGAATTTCAGCCTGATGAAAAACTTCACCTTGCCGGCGCACTTACAGGGACTTGGCACGAACACCCTTGGCAGCAGGAGAAAAAGCAGGTCGATTTCTTTGTCGTTAAGGGTCTCGTCGAGGGGCTTATTGAAGAGCTTGACACAGACGGAGAACTGGTATTCGAACAGGATGAAATCGAGGGAATGCACCCTGGCCGCGGCGCTAGGGTCATCGTTGGTGGCCGTAATGCAGGCTTCCTTGCCCAGCTTCATCCGGCTTTGGCAAAAGAATGGTCCCTTAAGGAAGTGTACGTGTATGAACTCGACTTTGATGTTCTCACAGAAAATACAAAAGGGGATGTCCGTTACGAGCCGATTCCGCGCTTCCCGTCAATTGATCGTGACATTGCCCTTGTGGTAGATGAAAAAGTCTCAGCGGGCCGTATTGAAGCAGTGATCCGCGAAGAGGGCGGTCACCTGCTCCGTGACGTTAAGCTGTTTGATTTGTACGAAGGAGAGAATCTCGACAGAGGAAAGAAATCCGTTGCTTTTGCTCTCCGCTATCTCGATCCGGAGCGGACCCTTACAGATGACGATGTAAGTACAGTCCATAACCGTGTCGTAGAAGCACTCGAAGAAAAACTTGGTGCAGTTCTGAGAAGCTAGCATTCAGGTGCATTAGAAAAGCCTTGAGGATCATTGCGGTCTTCAAGGCTTTTTGTATTGAGCAGGTACATCTGATTACGCTACTTCCCAATGAAACTTTTGACAAATGCTATGTGGCTTGTGTAGTCATATGCCTTGTAAATAGACTGGGAAAGCCGGATCGGGTCTCCGAAGAAAAAGCGCTCGTACAGAGTCTGGCGTGTTCCGAAATGACTCATGCATAAATCCGAGGCAAGGCTGAACAGGTGCACTTTTTCCCGTCCGTTAATTCCGTATCCTTTCAGGTATCGCTCAATTTCTGGCCCGATAGCGGAGTCGAACTGGGCTTCATCAGGCAGGCAGACTAAACCGCTGCCCCCGAGCTGCTGAACAATCTCGGTAAACCGCTGATAAGCATTTTGAAACATAGATACGGCTACGTAAAGCG
Encoded proteins:
- the pheT gene encoding phenylalanine--tRNA ligase subunit beta gives rise to the protein MLVSYNWLKEYLNIDDYTPAQIAEKLTRSGVEVDILHELNQGISGVVVGHVLECEQHPDADKLKVCQVDVGEEENVQIVCGAKNVGKGQYVPVAKVGARLPGDFKIKKAKLRGQVSQGMICSLQELGYEGKLVSKSYSEGIFVFPNEVRPGADALEELNLNDTVLELDLTPNRSDCLSMIGTANEVGAILNREPKLPVSRVHAGAEKATDYVSVKVDDSEDTPYYGATIIRNVKISESPLWLQTRLMAAGVRPINNVVDITNFVLLEYGQPLHAFDFDRLGSREILVRRARNEEKIVTLDDQERILSDDHLVITNGDVPVALAGVMGGADSEVHGETTTILLEAAVFHGSVIRRAAKDTGLRSDASTRFEKGVDASRVTEAARRAASLMAELAGGEILEGVAEVDERDESRTRVELNLERLNGRLGTSLTDETVSDILHRLDFTFTKNARGFNVEVPKRRPDITIEVDLIEEVARLYGYDNIPTTLPDSVTTPGGLTKRQVLKRRSRRYLESAGLNEAITYALTTREKETSVRPGYITHDVKLALPMSEDRSTLRTTLVPHLLDALSHNRNRNSHDVALYELSSVFHTSVADLEFQPDEKLHLAGALTGTWHEHPWQQEKKQVDFFVVKGLVEGLIEELDTDGELVFEQDEIEGMHPGRGARVIVGGRNAGFLAQLHPALAKEWSLKEVYVYELDFDVLTENTKGDVRYEPIPRFPSIDRDIALVVDEKVSAGRIEAVIREEGGHLLRDVKLFDLYEGENLDRGKKSVAFALRYLDPERTLTDDDVSTVHNRVVEALEEKLGAVLRS